One segment of Ricinus communis isolate WT05 ecotype wild-type chromosome 8, ASM1957865v1, whole genome shotgun sequence DNA contains the following:
- the LOC8268217 gene encoding mitogen-activated protein kinase 3, giving the protein MADGNGGGQYGDFPAIPVHGGQFVQYNIFGNIFQITSKYRPSILPIGRGAYGIVCSVLNSETNEMVAIKKIANAFDNHMDAKRTLREIKLLRHLDHENVIAIRDVIPPPIRREFTDVYIAMELMDTDLHQIIRSNQSLSEEHCQYFLYQILRGLKYIHSANVIHRDLKPSNLLLNANCDLKICDFGLARPTSENEFMTEYVVTRWYRAPELLLNSSEYTAAIDVWSVGCIYMELMNRKPLFPGKDHVHQMRLLTELLGTPTESDLGFIKNEDAKRYIRQLTPYPRQPLDKVFPHVHPLAIDLIDRMLTFDPTKRITVEEALAHPYVARLHDIADEPVCPEPFSFDFEQQPLGEEQMKEMIYREAIALNPEYA; this is encoded by the exons ATGGCTGACGGTAACGGCGGCGGTCAGTACGGGGATTTTCCGGCTATTCCAGTTCACGGTGGACAATTTGTTCAGTACAATATATTTGgaaatatatttcaaattacATCGAAGTATCGGCCTTCGATCCTGCCGATTGGTCGCGGTGCTTATGGTATTGTCTG CTCGGTGTTGAACTCGGAGACGAATGAGATGGTAGCAATAAAGAAGATAGCGAATGCTTTTGATAATCATATGGATGCTAAACGCACTCTTCGTGAAATTAAGCTTCTTCGCCATTTGGATCATGAAAAT GTTATAGCTATTAGAGATGTGATTCCTCCACCTATAAGAAGGGAATTTACTGATGTCTACATTGCCATGGAGCTCATGGACACTGATCTTCATCAGATTATACGCTCCAACCAAAGTCTATCAGAGGAGCATTGTCAG TACTTTCTGTATCAGATTCTTCGAGGACTGAAGTACATACACTCTGCTAATGTTATTCATAGAGATTTGAAACCCAGCAATTTGTTACTAAATGCAAATTGTGATTTAAAGATTTGCGACTTTGGGTTAGCTCGGCCAACGTCAGAGAATGAGTTTATGACAGAATATGTTGTCACCAGGTGGTATAGAGCACCCGAGCTTTTGCTCAACTCTTCAGAGTACACTGCTGCAATAGATGTGTGGTCTGTGGGTTGCATCTATATGGAGCTTATGAACAGAAAGCCTTTATTCCCGGGCAAAGATCATGTACACCAGATGCGCCTGTTGACGGAG CTTTTAGGCACACCAACTGAATCAGATCTTGGGTTTATCAAGAATGAGGATGCCAAAAGATACATCCGGCAACTCACTCCATATCCTCGTCAGCCATTGGACAAAGTTTTCCCTCATGTTCATCCTTTGGCTATTGATCTTATTGATAGAATGTTGACATTTGATCCCACAAAAAGAATTACTG TCGAAGAAGCATTAGCCCATCCCTATGTTGCCAGGTTACATGACATAGCTGATGAACCAGTCTGCCCAGAGCCGTTCTCATTTGATTTTGAGCAACAACCCTTGGGAGAAGAACAGATGAAGGAAATGATTTACAGGGAGGCCATAGCACTCAATCCGGAGTatgcataa
- the LOC8261021 gene encoding L-ascorbate peroxidase, cytosolic: MTKNYPKVSEEYQKAVDKAKKKLRGLIAEKNCAPIMLRLAWHSAGTYDVKTKTGGPFGTMRYPAELAHGANNGLDIALRLIDPIKEQFPILSHADFYQLAGVVAVEITGGPEIPFHPGREDKPEPPPEGRLPDATKGSGHLRDVFGHMGLSDQDIVALSGGHTLGRCHKERSGFEGPWTSNPLIFDNSYFKELLSGEKEGLLKLPSDLALLSDPVFRPFVEKYAADEDAFFADYAEAHLKLSELGFAEA; encoded by the exons ATGACTAAGAACTATCCAAAAGTAAGCGAAGAGTACCAGAAGGCCGTTGATAAGGCGAAGAAGAAGCTCAGAGGTTTAATCGCTGAAAAGAACTGCGCTCCTATTATGCTTCGTCTCGC TTGGCATTCAGCTGGAACCTACGATGTGAAGACTAAGACCGGTGGACCATTTGGAACCATGAGGTACCCAGCGGAGTTGGCTCATGGTGCTAATAATGGGCTTGATATTGCTCTTAGACTTATTGACCCCATTAAGGAGCAGTTCCCAATCCTCTCTCATGCTGATTTCTATCag CTTGCTGGTGTTGTTGCCGTGGAGATCACTGGTGGACCTGAGATCCCATTCCACCCAGGAAGAGAG GACAAGCCTGAGCCACCTCCAGAGGGTCGCCTTCCTGATGCTACCAAGG GTTCTGGTCACTTGAGGGATGTTTTTGGCCACATGGGTCTCAGCGACCAGGATATTGTTGCTCTCTCTGGTGGCCACACCCTG GGTAGGTGCCACAAAGAGCGCTCTGGTTTTGAGGGTCCATGGACTTCTAACCCACTCATCTTTGATAACTCCTACTTCAA GGAGCTCTTGAGTGGAGAGAAGGAGGGGCTTTTGAAATTGCCATCTGACTTGGCTCTTCTTTCTGACCCTGTGTTCCGCCCATTTGTTGAAAAATATGCAGCG GATGAAGATGCATTCTTTGCTGATTATGCTGAGGCCCATTTGAAGCTCTCTGAGCTTGG ATTTGCTGAGGCTTAA